A region from the Mycolicibacterium litorale genome encodes:
- a CDS encoding twin-arginine translocation pathway signal, whose amino-acid sequence MSILRGHWRLAVAILVAAASLGSAVVLYVTQYRTDVQTDDTAASSAVRAASEGTVALLTYKPDTVDTDLSAAKTHLTGEFLKYYGTFSDEVLLPAARERAVTTEASVVRAAEAEIHPDTAKVLVFVNQTTTSRERPDPAQSASSVMVSLTKVDGRWLISAFDPI is encoded by the coding sequence GTGAGCATTCTTCGGGGGCACTGGCGGCTGGCCGTGGCGATCCTGGTCGCGGCGGCGTCGCTGGGATCGGCCGTCGTCCTCTATGTCACCCAATACCGCACCGATGTGCAGACCGACGACACCGCGGCGTCGTCGGCGGTACGGGCCGCATCCGAGGGCACCGTCGCCCTGCTGACCTACAAACCCGACACCGTCGACACCGATCTATCGGCCGCGAAAACGCACCTGACCGGTGAATTCCTCAAGTACTACGGCACATTCAGCGACGAGGTCCTGCTGCCCGCGGCCAGAGAGCGCGCGGTGACCACCGAGGCCTCGGTCGTCCGGGCCGCCGAAGCCGAGATCCACCCGGACACCGCGAAGGTGCTGGTCTTCGTGAACCAGACGACGACGAGCCGGGAGCGCCCGGATCCCGCGCAGAGCGCGAGCAGCGTCATGGTCAGCCTGACGAAGGTCGACGGGCGCTGGTTGATTTCGGCGTTCGACCCGATCTAG
- a CDS encoding MCE family protein has protein sequence MTSNTARHVAGTLTVVCIAAIVAVAVGLFNGSFTRSATVTVVSDRVGLVMNPDAKVKLHGAQVGKVAAIEARPDGRAEIHLAMEPSALQIIPANVLVNIGSTTVFGSKAVELVPPADPSPEPLRAGQVLDAGHVTVEINTVFEQLVSVLAKIEPAKLNETLGALSQGLDGRGEEFGRTLADLDTLLADLDPSMDNLSRDIAVAPQVLNAYADAAPDLLTTADNASRISDTLVERQSDLDAVLVSAIGLAEVGNDVVATNRGAFTDLMRILVPTTDLTNQYHQALNCGLAGMLPLAMAPPPPVPGVLLLDSFVLGTERYRYPQNLPKVAARGGPQCVGLPDVGYENRAPFVVSDIDANPAQYGNQGILLNSDGLKQMLFGPIDGPPRNTAQIGQPG, from the coding sequence ATGACGTCGAATACCGCGCGCCATGTGGCGGGCACGCTGACCGTGGTGTGCATCGCCGCCATCGTCGCGGTGGCGGTGGGACTGTTCAACGGGTCGTTCACCAGGAGCGCGACGGTCACCGTCGTCTCCGACCGCGTCGGGCTGGTGATGAACCCCGATGCCAAGGTCAAACTCCACGGCGCCCAGGTCGGCAAGGTAGCCGCCATCGAGGCGCGTCCCGACGGCCGGGCGGAGATTCACCTCGCAATGGAACCCTCTGCGCTGCAGATCATTCCGGCCAATGTGCTGGTCAACATCGGGTCGACCACCGTATTCGGCTCCAAGGCGGTGGAACTGGTGCCGCCGGCGGACCCCTCGCCCGAACCCCTGCGGGCCGGGCAGGTGCTCGACGCCGGGCACGTGACCGTCGAGATCAACACGGTGTTCGAACAACTGGTGTCGGTGCTGGCGAAGATCGAACCGGCCAAGCTCAACGAGACGCTCGGAGCGCTGTCGCAGGGGCTCGACGGTCGCGGCGAGGAGTTCGGCCGCACCCTGGCCGATCTCGACACACTGCTCGCCGACCTGGACCCCAGCATGGACAACCTCAGCCGCGACATCGCCGTCGCCCCGCAGGTGCTCAACGCGTACGCAGATGCCGCACCCGACCTGCTCACCACGGCCGACAACGCGTCGCGGATCAGTGACACGCTGGTGGAGCGGCAGAGCGACCTCGACGCCGTGCTGGTCAGCGCGATCGGCCTCGCGGAGGTCGGCAACGACGTCGTGGCCACGAACCGCGGCGCGTTCACCGACCTGATGCGGATCCTGGTGCCCACGACGGATCTGACCAACCAATACCACCAGGCGCTCAACTGCGGCCTGGCCGGGATGCTGCCACTGGCGATGGCCCCGCCGCCACCGGTGCCCGGTGTGCTGCTGCTCGACTCGTTCGTGCTGGGCACCGAGCGCTACCGCTACCCGCAGAACCTGCCGAAGGTGGCGGCGCGCGGCGGCCCGCAGTGTGTGGGCCTGCCCGACGTGGGCTACGAGAACCGGGCGCCGTTCGTCGTCTCCGACATCGACGCCAACCCCGCGCAGTACGGGAACCAGGGCATCTTGCTCAACTCCGACGGGCTCAAACAGATGCTGTTCGGGCCGATCGACGGACCGCCCCGCAACACCGCGCAGATCGGTCAGCCGGGATGA
- a CDS encoding MCE family protein, whose amino-acid sequence MRRLGPTIVKFGVFATVMVLLTAGLFAIFGQYRAGSANEYSAVFTDASSVKSGDSVRIAGIRVGTVNAVSLQPDNTVVVDFDAGSDVVLTTGTKVAVRYLNLVGDRYLELVDGPGSTQIQPAGSRIPKDRTEPALDLDLLLGGLKPVIRGLNPDDVNALTHSLIQILQGSGGDIESLFAKTSSFANAIAANGATVRQVIDNLNTVVETMSRSGDEFSGAVERLEQLVTGLAQERDPIGAAIESLDNGTASLADLMTEARPPLAGSVDQLNRIAPLLEKDKELLDISLQKAPANYRKLVRLGAYGSWLNQYLCGLSVRVTDLQGRTAYFPWIKQDTGRCAEP is encoded by the coding sequence ATGAGGCGGCTCGGCCCCACGATCGTCAAGTTCGGTGTCTTCGCCACCGTGATGGTGCTGCTCACCGCGGGCCTGTTCGCGATCTTCGGTCAGTACCGGGCCGGATCGGCCAACGAGTACTCCGCGGTGTTCACCGACGCGTCGAGTGTGAAATCCGGTGACTCCGTGCGCATTGCGGGAATACGCGTCGGCACGGTGAACGCTGTCTCGCTGCAACCGGACAACACCGTCGTGGTGGACTTCGACGCGGGCAGTGACGTCGTGCTGACCACCGGCACCAAGGTGGCCGTCCGTTACCTCAACCTCGTCGGCGACCGCTATCTCGAACTCGTCGACGGCCCCGGGTCCACCCAGATCCAGCCGGCCGGGTCGCGAATCCCCAAGGACCGCACCGAACCCGCGCTCGACCTCGACCTGCTGCTGGGCGGACTCAAACCGGTCATCCGGGGACTGAACCCCGACGACGTCAATGCGCTGACCCATTCGCTGATCCAGATCCTGCAGGGCAGCGGCGGCGACATCGAGTCCCTGTTCGCCAAGACGTCGTCGTTCGCGAATGCGATCGCCGCCAACGGTGCGACGGTCCGCCAGGTGATCGACAACCTCAACACCGTGGTCGAGACGATGTCGCGCAGCGGTGACGAATTCTCCGGTGCCGTCGAACGCCTGGAACAACTCGTCACCGGCCTGGCGCAGGAGCGCGATCCCATCGGTGCGGCCATCGAGTCCCTCGACAACGGCACCGCCTCACTCGCCGACCTCATGACCGAGGCGCGCCCACCGCTGGCGGGGTCCGTCGACCAGCTCAACCGCATCGCGCCGCTGCTGGAGAAGGACAAGGAGCTGCTCGACATCTCCCTGCAGAAGGCTCCCGCCAACTACCGCAAACTGGTGCGCCTCGGCGCCTACGGCAGCTGGCTCAACCAGTATCTCTGCGGACTCTCCGTACGAGTCACCGATCTGCAGGGACGTACCGCGTACTTCCCGTGGATCAAGCAAGACACCGGAAGGTGTGCCGAACCCTGA
- a CDS encoding MCE family protein — translation MLKYRGRKLIRTGFIGLVLIVLVIVVGLQPQQLWSMATSVKYRAVFAEAGGLAAGNDVKVSGVTVGTVSDVVLDNGKALVTFSLDGKVRLGADSTAHIRTGTLLGERMLTVEPRGSQPLGSMEAIPLSRTSSPYSLTEAVSDFTANTADTDTATLNQSLDTLSETIDRLAPQLGPTFQGLTELSRSLNDRDDTLGDLLAGAADVTGILSERSQQVNSLLLSANDLLAVLEQRRYAIVNLLANTSAMSQQLTGLVRDNEQELAPTLEKLNSVSEMLERNRDNIAKALNGLAKYQVTQGEAVNNGFYYNAFIGNLLPGGALQPFLDYALGYRRGVNAGQPPDNAGPRAEFPFPYNGIPGGSR, via the coding sequence ATGCTGAAATACCGTGGAAGAAAGCTGATCCGGACCGGTTTCATCGGCCTGGTGCTGATCGTGCTGGTGATCGTCGTCGGACTGCAGCCGCAACAGCTGTGGTCGATGGCGACGTCGGTGAAGTACCGGGCGGTGTTCGCCGAAGCCGGGGGGCTGGCCGCCGGCAATGACGTCAAGGTCTCCGGTGTCACCGTCGGCACCGTGTCGGACGTGGTACTCGACAACGGCAAGGCGCTGGTCACCTTCTCCCTCGACGGGAAGGTGCGGCTGGGCGCGGATTCCACGGCCCACATCCGCACCGGCACCCTGCTGGGAGAGCGGATGCTGACGGTCGAACCCCGGGGCTCGCAACCGCTGGGATCCATGGAGGCGATCCCCCTGTCGCGGACCTCGTCGCCGTATTCGCTGACCGAGGCCGTCAGTGACTTCACCGCCAACACCGCCGACACCGACACGGCCACCCTGAACCAGTCGCTGGACACCCTGTCCGAGACGATCGACCGGCTGGCCCCGCAGCTCGGGCCGACCTTCCAGGGGCTGACCGAGCTGTCCCGGTCGCTCAACGACCGCGACGACACGCTCGGCGACCTGCTGGCCGGCGCCGCCGACGTGACCGGCATCCTCTCCGAGCGCAGCCAGCAGGTGAACTCGCTGTTGCTGTCGGCCAACGATCTGCTGGCCGTCCTCGAACAGCGCCGCTACGCGATCGTCAACCTGTTGGCCAACACGTCGGCGATGTCGCAGCAGCTGACCGGTCTGGTCCGGGACAACGAACAGGAACTGGCGCCGACGCTGGAGAAGCTCAACTCCGTGTCGGAGATGCTCGAGCGCAACCGCGACAACATCGCCAAAGCCCTCAACGGCCTCGCCAAATACCAGGTGACGCAGGGCGAAGCGGTCAACAACGGGTTCTACTACAACGCCTTCATCGGCAATCTGCTGCCGGGCGGGGCGCTGCAACCGTTCCTCGACTACGCGCTCGGGTACCGGCGCGGCGTCAACGCGGGCCAGCCACCGGACAACGCCGGCCCTCGGGCCGAATTCCCGTTCCCCTACAACGGTATCCCGGGTGGTTCGCGATGA
- a CDS encoding MlaE family ABC transporter permease, whose amino-acid sequence MTVDAVRFAFRRPFQGREFLEQSWFVARVSLAPTLLVAIPFTVLVSFTLNILLRELGAADLSGAGAAFGAVTQVGPLVTVLIVAGAGATAMCADLGSRTIREEIEAMEVLGINPVARLVTPRMLASGLVALLLNSLVVIIGILGGYAFSVFVQDVNPGAFAAGITLLTGVGEVIISCVKAALFGVIAGLVACYRGLTISGGGAKAVGNAVNETVVYAFMALFVINVVVTAIGIRMTAG is encoded by the coding sequence ATGACCGTCGATGCGGTGCGGTTCGCGTTCCGGCGGCCGTTCCAGGGCAGGGAATTCCTCGAACAGTCGTGGTTCGTCGCGCGGGTGTCGCTGGCGCCGACGCTTCTGGTCGCGATCCCGTTCACCGTGCTGGTGAGTTTCACGTTGAACATCCTGCTGCGCGAGCTGGGCGCCGCCGACCTCTCGGGCGCCGGTGCCGCCTTCGGTGCCGTCACCCAGGTGGGGCCGCTGGTGACGGTGCTGATCGTCGCCGGCGCGGGCGCCACCGCGATGTGTGCCGACCTCGGCTCCCGCACGATCCGCGAGGAGATCGAGGCGATGGAGGTGCTAGGCATCAATCCCGTTGCCCGCCTTGTCACTCCGCGGATGCTGGCCTCCGGCCTGGTGGCGCTGCTGCTCAACAGCCTCGTCGTCATCATCGGCATCCTGGGTGGCTACGCCTTCTCGGTGTTCGTCCAGGACGTCAACCCCGGCGCCTTCGCCGCGGGCATCACGCTGTTGACCGGAGTCGGCGAGGTGATCATCTCGTGCGTCAAGGCCGCGCTGTTCGGCGTCATCGCCGGACTGGTGGCGTGCTATCGCGGACTGACGATCAGCGGAGGTGGCGCCAAGGCCGTCGGGAACGCCGTCAACGAGACCGTGGTGTACGCCTTCATGGCGCTGTTCGTCATCAACGTGGTGGTGACCGCGATCGGCATCCGGATGACGGCGGGCTGA
- a CDS encoding MlaE family ABC transporter permease produces the protein MGTLATLGAAYPRVVSQFKKPVSLVGRLGDHILFYGRALAGTPHAAMHYRKEIVRLIAEISMGAGTLAMIGGTVVIVGFLTLAAGGTLAVQGYSSLGNIGIEALTGFLAAFINVRISAPVVAGIGLAATFGAGVTAQLGAMRINEEVDALETMGIRPIEYLVSTRIVAGMIAITPLYSVAVILSFLASQFTTVVLFGQSGGLYDHYFNTFLNPVDLLWSFLQAILMALTVLFIHTYFGYFATGGPAGVGVAVGNAVRTSLVVVVSVTLLVSLSVYGSNGNFNLSG, from the coding sequence ATGGGAACCCTCGCGACACTGGGCGCCGCCTATCCCCGCGTCGTCAGCCAGTTCAAGAAGCCGGTCTCGCTGGTGGGCCGCCTCGGCGACCACATCCTCTTCTACGGCCGCGCACTGGCGGGCACGCCGCACGCGGCCATGCACTACCGCAAGGAGATCGTCCGCCTGATCGCCGAGATCAGCATGGGCGCCGGGACTTTGGCGATGATCGGTGGGACCGTCGTCATCGTCGGGTTCCTCACCCTGGCCGCGGGCGGCACGCTGGCGGTGCAGGGGTACAGCTCGCTCGGCAACATCGGTATCGAGGCGCTCACCGGCTTCCTCGCGGCCTTCATCAACGTGCGCATCTCCGCGCCCGTAGTGGCCGGTATCGGCCTGGCCGCCACGTTCGGCGCGGGGGTGACCGCCCAACTCGGCGCCATGCGCATCAACGAGGAGGTCGACGCGCTCGAGACCATGGGCATCCGCCCGATCGAGTACCTGGTGAGCACCCGCATCGTGGCGGGGATGATCGCGATCACGCCGCTCTACTCGGTCGCGGTGATCCTGTCCTTCCTCGCCTCACAGTTCACGACGGTCGTGCTGTTCGGGCAGTCCGGCGGGCTCTACGACCACTACTTCAACACCTTCCTCAATCCGGTCGACCTGCTCTGGTCATTCCTGCAGGCGATCCTGATGGCGCTGACCGTGTTGTTCATCCACACCTACTTCGGCTACTTCGCCACCGGCGGGCCCGCCGGTGTCGGCGTGGCGGTCGGCAACGCGGTCCGCACCTCGCTGGTCGTGGTCGTCTCGGTCACCCTGCTGGTGTCGCTGTCGGTGTACGGCTCCAACGGCAACTTCAACCTGTCGGGATAG
- a CDS encoding MCE family protein: protein MIGRRSTRRVAAAAACVAVAASGCTFDGVNSLPLPGTVGTGSGAATYHVELANVGTLESNSPVMVSDVVVGTVGRMTLTGWHADVEVTVRPDVVIPANAVATVGQTSLLGSMHLALDPPMGATPTGRLQPGATIGLDRSSTYPSTEQTLSSLSVVVNGGGLGQAGDLIREFNATLKGRESQLRDLLTRLNDFVGMLDGQRGDINASLGALNRLAGNLAGQREIITSALQRIPPALDVLVRERPRLTTALDKLRTFSDTATGMITDTQADLVRNLKNLEPTLKALADVGPNLGTALAYAPTFPYTQGFIDRAIRGDYMNQFIIFDFTIPRLKRGLFLGTRWGQEGTPMVPAPGDPWYLNYTLDPLNAPVTPPPAVAPVPELTQTSDGIDTVDPSSAEADPATDAGGN, encoded by the coding sequence ATGATCGGCCGCCGTTCGACCCGCCGCGTGGCCGCGGCCGCCGCCTGTGTGGCGGTCGCCGCCTCCGGATGCACCTTCGACGGTGTGAACTCGCTTCCGCTGCCGGGCACCGTGGGCACCGGGTCAGGGGCGGCGACGTATCACGTCGAACTCGCGAATGTGGGTACGCTGGAATCGAATTCGCCGGTAATGGTGAGCGACGTGGTGGTCGGCACCGTCGGCAGGATGACCCTGACCGGCTGGCATGCCGACGTCGAGGTCACGGTGCGGCCCGATGTCGTCATCCCCGCCAACGCGGTGGCCACCGTCGGGCAGACCAGCCTGCTGGGGTCCATGCACCTGGCCTTGGATCCGCCGATGGGGGCGACCCCGACCGGGCGCCTGCAGCCCGGAGCCACGATCGGCCTTGACCGGTCCTCGACCTATCCGTCGACCGAGCAGACGCTGTCGTCGCTGTCCGTCGTCGTCAACGGCGGCGGGCTGGGGCAGGCCGGCGACCTCATCCGGGAGTTCAACGCCACCCTCAAGGGCCGTGAATCCCAGTTGCGGGATCTGTTGACGCGGCTCAACGACTTCGTGGGCATGCTGGACGGCCAGCGTGGCGACATCAACGCCTCGCTGGGTGCGCTGAACCGGCTCGCGGGCAACCTGGCGGGACAGCGCGAGATCATCACCTCTGCGCTGCAACGGATTCCCCCGGCACTCGACGTGCTCGTTCGGGAACGTCCCAGACTCACCACCGCGCTGGACAAGCTGCGGACGTTCAGCGACACGGCCACCGGAATGATCACCGACACCCAGGCCGATCTCGTGCGCAACCTGAAGAATCTGGAGCCGACACTCAAGGCGCTCGCCGACGTCGGACCCAACCTGGGCACGGCGCTGGCCTACGCGCCGACGTTCCCCTACACCCAGGGCTTCATCGACCGGGCGATCCGCGGCGACTACATGAACCAGTTCATCATCTTCGACTTCACGATCCCGCGGCTCAAACGCGGCCTGTTCCTGGGCACCCGGTGGGGCCAGGAGGGTACGCCCATGGTGCCCGCGCCGGGAGACCCGTGGTACCTCAACTACACGCTGGATCCGCTCAACGCGCCGGTGACACCTCCGCCGGCGGTGGCGCCGGTACCGGAGTTGACCCAGACCTCCGACGGGATCGACACCGTGGACCCCTCATCGGCGGAAGCCGACCCGGCCACGGACGCCGGAGGTAACTGA
- a CDS encoding PaaI family thioesterase, with amino-acid sequence MSDPHGPLTEAVRSLIDAVIRTEVDPDRIGAAHAHVAAALEILGERMIPGSFGVRVTPDGRSAPCGNVLIGQRNAIAPPLTVDRDADGLVSTEVDLGAAYEGPVGHVHGGVCSLILDHLLGATAHRPDGPAFTGTLQLRYVRPTPLGRLRAEAWVEHESGRKTYARGRILCAGETTVEAQGVFIRPSSPG; translated from the coding sequence GTGAGCGATCCGCACGGACCGCTGACCGAAGCGGTGCGGTCGTTGATCGACGCCGTGATCCGCACTGAAGTGGACCCCGACCGGATAGGGGCCGCGCACGCCCACGTCGCCGCGGCCCTCGAGATCCTCGGTGAACGAATGATACCGGGCTCGTTCGGCGTTCGGGTCACCCCCGACGGGCGCAGTGCACCGTGCGGCAACGTGCTGATCGGGCAGCGCAACGCGATCGCTCCCCCGCTGACCGTCGACCGCGACGCCGACGGTCTGGTCAGCACGGAGGTCGACCTGGGGGCGGCGTACGAGGGACCCGTCGGGCACGTCCACGGAGGGGTGTGCTCGCTGATTCTCGATCACCTGCTCGGCGCCACCGCGCACCGGCCGGACGGGCCGGCGTTCACCGGCACCCTGCAGCTACGGTACGTGCGGCCCACACCGCTGGGCCGGCTGCGCGCCGAGGCGTGGGTGGAGCACGAGTCCGGACGCAAAACCTATGCGCGGGGCCGCATCCTGTGCGCGGGCGAGACCACCGTCGAGGCTCAGGGCGTGTTCATCCGGCCGAGCTCTCCGGGCTAG
- a CDS encoding MCE family protein, with protein sequence MLTRFVRTQLIIFTITAIVAMGVMVFGYLQAPTLLGLGRMTVTVELPGTGGLYRFSNVTYRGVEVGKVTDVRATRTGAEATLSLSTGTDIPADLHAAVRSVSAVGEQYVDLQPRTEAGPFLRDGAVIPVRDTSIPQAVGPMLDQVSALIDSVPKDKISGLLDESAEALNGSAYDIGSMLDSSSTVVGDAKGVTSEMRSLIDDSGPLLEGQAQTADRLRTWARSMAGVTGQVVADDAQVRTLLSTGAAAADEASRLFNAVKPTVPVLLANLTTIGQVAVTYHASIEQLLVLLPPYVAATQTVGVSRNNPTGMSLGDFTLNLNDPPACTVGFLPPSSWRSPDDESDIDTPEGLYCKLPQDSPIGVRGARNYPCMAQPGKRAATVEQCASDKPFEPLAMRQHALGPYPFDPSLVAQGIPPDDRVDADEQIHGPVGGTPMPPPNPAPPNPAPPNPAPPNPAPAVAPSAFAPADTGGPSVAIATYDPQTGKYATPDGKVFTQPALAANSDAGQDRTWQDMLPTGS encoded by the coding sequence ATGCTGACCCGATTCGTCCGCACCCAGCTGATCATCTTCACGATCACCGCGATCGTGGCGATGGGGGTCATGGTGTTCGGTTACCTGCAGGCGCCCACCCTGCTCGGGCTGGGGCGGATGACAGTGACCGTCGAACTGCCCGGAACCGGTGGCCTGTACCGTTTCTCGAACGTCACCTACCGCGGTGTCGAGGTCGGCAAGGTCACCGACGTCCGCGCCACCCGCACGGGTGCGGAAGCCACCCTCTCGCTGTCCACCGGGACCGACATCCCCGCCGACCTGCACGCCGCCGTGCGCAGCGTGTCGGCCGTCGGTGAGCAGTACGTCGATTTGCAGCCCCGCACCGAAGCCGGACCGTTCCTCCGCGACGGCGCGGTCATCCCGGTGCGGGACACCTCGATCCCGCAGGCGGTCGGGCCGATGCTCGACCAGGTGAGCGCGCTGATCGACAGCGTGCCCAAGGACAAGATCAGCGGACTGCTCGACGAGTCGGCCGAGGCGCTCAACGGTTCGGCCTACGACATCGGGTCCATGCTCGATTCCTCGTCGACCGTCGTCGGGGACGCGAAAGGTGTGACGTCGGAGATGCGTTCGCTCATCGACGACAGCGGCCCCCTGCTCGAAGGTCAGGCCCAGACGGCCGACCGACTGCGCACCTGGGCGCGCAGCATGGCCGGCGTCACCGGTCAGGTCGTGGCCGACGATGCGCAGGTGCGGACACTGCTGAGCACCGGGGCGGCGGCCGCCGACGAGGCGTCGCGGTTGTTCAACGCGGTCAAACCGACGGTGCCGGTGCTCCTGGCGAATCTCACCACCATCGGCCAGGTAGCCGTCACGTATCACGCGTCGATCGAACAGCTCCTCGTCCTGCTGCCGCCGTATGTCGCCGCGACGCAGACCGTGGGCGTATCGCGCAACAACCCGACGGGCATGTCGCTGGGCGACTTCACGCTCAACCTGAACGATCCGCCCGCCTGCACCGTCGGTTTCCTGCCGCCGTCGTCGTGGCGCTCACCCGACGACGAGAGCGACATCGACACGCCGGAGGGGCTGTACTGCAAACTGCCGCAGGATTCGCCGATCGGTGTGCGCGGCGCCCGCAACTACCCGTGTATGGCTCAGCCCGGTAAGCGCGCGGCGACGGTCGAGCAGTGCGCAAGCGACAAACCGTTCGAACCGCTCGCCATGCGACAGCATGCGCTCGGGCCCTACCCGTTCGACCCGTCGCTGGTGGCCCAGGGCATCCCGCCGGACGATCGCGTCGATGCCGACGAGCAGATCCACGGTCCGGTCGGCGGCACCCCGATGCCACCGCCGAATCCCGCGCCGCCGAATCCCGCACCGCCGAATCCCGCACCGCCGAATCCCGCGCCGGCCGTGGCGCCGAGCGCCTTCGCCCCGGCCGACACGGGTGGGCCGTCGGTGGCGATCGCGACGTACGATCCGCAGACCGGGAAGTACGCCACCCCGGACGGGAAGGTGTTCACCCAGCCCGCTCTGGCGGCGAATTCCGATGCGGGACAGGACAGGACGTGGCAGGACATGCTCCCGACGGGGAGCTGA
- a CDS encoding siderophore-interacting protein, which translates to MPFSHATVVETAQLSGRLRRIVLEVDEPEALAIAPGGDSAVGVYFCADGDEGRNYSVRRHDGALITLDVVLHAHGPGTAWASSTVAGDRVRLDHARSWYRPRPDTDWQLLACDLSGLPAAARIVEELPAGARATLLVEVAAPEDLDYLPRRADVAVVPRVGTGNGHAESTLARAVCAFAPLPGSGYCWFAGEAAESRAVRKHLRGLGWTIDQYDVTGYWRRDSETWDARFEEVRDEVLAVYGRALDAGKGDKLAFEEFDDACERIGL; encoded by the coding sequence GTGCCGTTCTCGCATGCCACGGTGGTCGAGACCGCCCAGCTGAGCGGTCGCCTGCGGCGGATCGTCCTGGAGGTCGACGAACCGGAGGCTCTCGCCATCGCACCGGGCGGCGACTCGGCGGTCGGCGTGTACTTCTGCGCCGACGGCGACGAGGGCCGCAACTACTCGGTGCGTCGTCACGACGGTGCCCTGATCACCCTCGACGTCGTCCTGCACGCGCACGGCCCCGGAACCGCATGGGCGTCGTCGACCGTCGCCGGCGACCGGGTCCGTCTCGACCATGCCCGCTCGTGGTACCGGCCGCGGCCGGACACCGACTGGCAGTTGTTGGCCTGCGACCTGTCGGGCCTGCCGGCGGCCGCCCGCATCGTCGAGGAACTACCCGCCGGCGCGCGGGCCACACTGCTCGTGGAGGTGGCCGCACCGGAGGACCTCGACTACCTGCCGCGGCGCGCCGACGTCGCCGTCGTCCCCCGTGTCGGTACCGGCAACGGCCATGCCGAGAGCACGCTGGCCCGGGCGGTCTGCGCGTTCGCACCGCTGCCGGGGAGTGGCTACTGCTGGTTCGCCGGCGAAGCGGCCGAATCCCGCGCGGTGCGCAAACACCTGCGCGGCCTCGGGTGGACGATCGACCAGTACGACGTCACCGGGTACTGGCGCCGCGACTCCGAGACCTGGGATGCCAGGTTCGAAGAGGTCCGGGACGAGGTGCTCGCGGTGTACGGGCGCGCGCTCGACGCGGGCAAGGGCGACAAGCTGGCCTTCGAGGAGTTCGACGACGCGTGTGAACGGATCGGGCTGTGA